One segment of Streptomyces sp. TG1A-8 DNA contains the following:
- the glmS gene encoding glutamine--fructose-6-phosphate transaminase (isomerizing), whose product MCGIVGYVGAQSALDVVMAGLKRLEYRGYDSAGVAVLADGGLAAAKRAGKLVNLEKELLEHPLPTGSTGIGHTRWATHGGPTDANAHPHLDNAGRVAVVHNGIIENFAVLRAELAERGHGLASETDTEVVAHLLAEEFSSCADLAEAMRLVCRRLEGAFTLVAVHADEPDVVVGARRNSPLVVGVGEGEAFLASDVAAFIAHTRSAVELGQDQVVELRRDGVTVTGFDGRLAEVRSYHVDWDASAAEKGGYDYFMLKEIAEQPKAVADTLLGRIDPSGSLTLDEVRISASELREVDKVVIVACGTAFHAGMIAKYAIEHWTRIPCEVELASEFRYRDPILDGRSLVIAISQSGETMDTLMALRHAREQGSKVLAICNTNGSTIPRESDAVLYTHAGPEVAVASTKAFLTQLVACYLVALYLGQVRGTKWGDEIHSVIKDLSRISVEVDRVLETMEPVRVLARSLADKGTVLFLGRHVGYPVALEGALKLKELAYMHAEGFAAGELKHGPIALIEEDLPVVVVVPSPRGRSVLHDKIVSNIQEIRARGARTIVIAEEGDEAVVPYADHLIRIPATPTLLQPLVATVPLQVFACELATARGNEVDQPRNLAKSVTVE is encoded by the coding sequence ATGTGCGGAATCGTGGGATACGTGGGGGCGCAGTCGGCGCTCGATGTCGTGATGGCGGGGCTGAAGCGGCTGGAGTACCGGGGGTACGACTCGGCGGGCGTCGCCGTACTGGCGGACGGCGGGCTGGCCGCGGCGAAGCGGGCCGGCAAGCTGGTCAATCTGGAGAAGGAGCTGCTGGAGCACCCGCTGCCGACGGGCTCCACGGGCATCGGGCACACCCGTTGGGCCACCCACGGCGGTCCGACCGACGCGAACGCGCACCCGCACCTCGACAACGCCGGCCGGGTCGCCGTCGTCCACAACGGGATCATCGAGAACTTCGCGGTGCTGCGGGCGGAGCTGGCCGAGCGCGGCCACGGCCTGGCCTCGGAGACGGACACCGAGGTCGTGGCCCACCTCCTCGCCGAGGAGTTCTCCTCCTGCGCGGACCTGGCGGAGGCGATGCGGCTGGTGTGCCGCCGGCTGGAGGGGGCGTTCACCCTGGTCGCGGTGCACGCCGACGAGCCGGACGTGGTGGTGGGGGCGCGCCGGAACTCCCCGCTCGTGGTGGGTGTCGGCGAGGGCGAGGCGTTCCTGGCCTCCGACGTGGCCGCGTTCATCGCCCACACGCGGTCCGCCGTCGAGCTGGGCCAGGACCAGGTGGTGGAGCTGCGCCGCGACGGCGTGACGGTGACAGGGTTCGACGGCCGCCTGGCGGAGGTCCGCTCGTACCACGTCGACTGGGACGCGTCCGCCGCCGAGAAGGGGGGGTACGACTACTTCATGCTCAAGGAGATCGCCGAGCAGCCCAAGGCGGTCGCCGACACGCTGCTGGGCCGGATCGACCCGTCCGGGTCGCTCACGCTGGACGAGGTGCGCATCAGCGCCTCCGAGCTGCGCGAGGTGGACAAGGTCGTGATCGTCGCCTGCGGTACGGCCTTCCACGCGGGCATGATCGCCAAGTACGCCATCGAGCACTGGACGCGCATCCCGTGCGAGGTGGAGCTGGCGAGCGAGTTCCGGTACCGGGACCCGATCCTGGACGGACGCTCCCTGGTGATCGCCATCTCCCAGTCCGGCGAGACCATGGACACCCTGATGGCCCTGCGCCACGCCCGCGAGCAGGGCTCCAAGGTGCTCGCCATCTGCAACACCAACGGCTCGACCATCCCGCGCGAGTCGGACGCGGTGCTGTACACGCACGCCGGGCCCGAGGTGGCCGTCGCCTCCACCAAGGCGTTCCTCACCCAGCTCGTCGCCTGCTACCTGGTGGCGCTGTACCTGGGCCAGGTGCGGGGCACCAAGTGGGGCGACGAGATCCACTCCGTGATCAAGGACCTCTCCCGCATCTCCGTCGAGGTCGACCGGGTGCTGGAGACGATGGAGCCGGTACGGGTCCTCGCGCGGTCCCTGGCGGACAAGGGCACGGTCCTCTTCCTGGGCCGGCACGTGGGCTATCCGGTGGCCCTGGAGGGCGCGCTCAAGCTGAAGGAGCTCGCCTACATGCACGCCGAGGGCTTCGCGGCCGGCGAGCTGAAGCACGGGCCGATCGCCCTGATCGAGGAGGACCTGCCCGTGGTGGTGGTCGTGCCGTCGCCCCGGGGCCGGTCCGTCCTCCACGACAAGATCGTCTCCAACATCCAGGAGATCCGGGCGCGGGGCGCGCGGACCATCGTCATCGCGGAGGAGGGCGACGAGGCGGTGGTCCCGTACGCGGACCACCTGATCCGCATCCCGGCCACCCCGACCCTCCTGCAGCCCCTGGTCGCCACCGTCCCCCTGCAGGTCTTCGCCTGCGAACTGGCCACGGCCCGGGGCAACGAGGTGGACCAGCCGCGCAACCTGGCCAAGTCGGTCACGGTGGAGTGA
- the coaA gene encoding type I pantothenate kinase gives MPRSAHRHRPEATPYVDLTRAEWSALRDKTPLPLTAEEVEKLRGLGDVIDLDEVRDIYLPLSRLLNLYVGATDELRGALNTFLGEKGSQSGTPFVIGVAGSVAVGKSTVARLLQALLSRWPEHPRVELVTTDGFLLPTRELEARGLMSRKGFPESYDRRALTRFVADIKAGKEEVSAPVYSHLIYDIVPGEKLTVRRPDILIVEGLNVLQPALPGKDGRTRVGLADYFDFSVYVDASVEDIEHWYLSRFRKLRRTAFQNPSSYFRKYTQVTEDEALDYARTLWRTINRPNLVENIAPTRGRATLILRKGPDHKVQRLRLRKL, from the coding sequence ATGCCCCGGAGCGCCCACCGGCACAGGCCGGAGGCGACTCCCTACGTCGACCTCACCCGCGCCGAGTGGAGCGCGCTGCGCGACAAGACGCCGCTGCCGCTCACCGCCGAGGAGGTCGAGAAGCTGCGCGGCCTCGGTGATGTCATCGACCTCGACGAGGTGCGGGACATCTACCTGCCGCTCTCCCGCCTCCTCAACCTCTACGTCGGCGCCACGGACGAACTCAGGGGGGCGCTGAACACCTTCCTCGGCGAGAAGGGCTCCCAGTCCGGCACGCCGTTCGTCATCGGTGTGGCCGGCTCGGTCGCCGTGGGCAAGTCGACCGTCGCCCGCCTCCTGCAGGCGCTCCTGTCCCGCTGGCCCGAGCACCCGCGCGTGGAACTGGTGACGACGGACGGCTTCCTGCTGCCGACCCGGGAGCTGGAGGCCCGCGGCCTGATGTCGCGCAAGGGCTTCCCGGAGTCGTACGACCGCCGGGCGCTGACCCGGTTCGTCGCCGACATCAAGGCGGGCAAGGAGGAGGTGTCCGCCCCCGTCTACTCCCACCTCATCTACGACATCGTCCCGGGCGAGAAGCTCACCGTCCGCCGCCCGGACATCCTGATCGTCGAGGGCCTGAACGTCCTGCAGCCCGCCCTGCCCGGCAAGGACGGCCGCACCCGGGTCGGTCTGGCCGACTACTTCGACTTCAGCGTGTACGTCGACGCGAGCGTCGAGGACATCGAGCACTGGTACCTCAGCCGGTTCCGGAAGCTGCGCCGGACCGCCTTCCAGAACCCGTCCTCGTACTTCCGCAAGTACACCCAGGTCACCGAGGACGAGGCCCTCGACTACGCCCGCACCCTGTGGCGCACGATCAACCGGCCCAACCTCGTGGAGAACATCGCGCCCACCCGGGGCCGCGCCACCCTGATCCTGCGCAAGGGCCCCGACCACAAGGTGCAGCGACTGCGCCTGCGCAAGCTGTGA
- a CDS encoding DUF389 domain-containing protein, producing the protein MLHLRLISPAGRTDEVVRLIEGTVGTAHLVVLPGAARDPAGDVVLCDVAREAGDGLIDALGGLGLAETGAIAVEDIGLSLSRRADEAEREAPGEGADAVLWEHLTDATHEESTLSVTYLAFITLATMIAACGVVLDNAILVVGAMAVGPEFGPLAGFCTSLVQRRPRLALRSLVTLLVGFAVAMAVTVGFSLFMDGLGLFHRSGLEGRRPNTAFVYAPDAFSFVVAVLAGAAGTLSLTSAKSGALVGVAISVTTVPAAANAAVALAYGDTGQTLGSTNQLLLNLLGIVLAGTLTLLAQKWFWSGRRRRPGAG; encoded by the coding sequence ATGCTGCATCTGCGCCTGATCAGCCCGGCCGGCCGCACCGACGAGGTGGTCCGCCTGATCGAGGGGACCGTCGGCACCGCGCACCTCGTGGTGCTGCCCGGCGCCGCCCGCGATCCCGCCGGGGACGTCGTCCTGTGCGACGTGGCCCGCGAGGCCGGTGACGGACTCATCGACGCGCTGGGCGGGCTGGGGCTGGCCGAGACGGGGGCGATCGCCGTCGAGGACATCGGCCTCTCGCTGTCCCGGCGCGCCGACGAGGCGGAGCGGGAGGCGCCGGGCGAGGGCGCGGACGCGGTGCTGTGGGAGCACCTGACCGACGCGACGCACGAGGAGTCGACGCTGTCGGTCACCTACCTCGCCTTCATCACGCTGGCCACGATGATCGCGGCCTGCGGCGTGGTGCTGGACAACGCCATCCTGGTCGTGGGCGCGATGGCGGTGGGCCCGGAGTTCGGTCCGCTGGCCGGCTTCTGCACGTCCCTGGTGCAGCGCCGGCCCCGGCTCGCCCTGCGCTCGCTGGTGACCCTGCTGGTGGGCTTCGCGGTGGCGATGGCGGTGACGGTCGGCTTCAGCCTGTTCATGGACGGCCTCGGCTTGTTCCACCGCTCCGGCCTGGAGGGCAGGCGTCCCAACACCGCGTTCGTGTACGCCCCCGACGCGTTCTCGTTCGTCGTCGCCGTGCTGGCCGGTGCCGCCGGCACCCTGTCCCTGACCTCCGCCAAGTCGGGCGCCCTGGTGGGCGTGGCCATCTCGGTGACGACGGTCCCGGCCGCCGCCAACGCGGCCGTGGCCCTGGCCTACGGCGACACGGGCCAGACGCTCGGCTCCACGAACCAGCTCCTGCTGAACCTGCTGGGCATCGTCCTGGCGGGCACCCTCACGCTGCTGGCCCAGAAGTGGTTCTGGTCCGGTCGGCGCCGGCGTCCCGGCGCCGGGTGA
- the glmM gene encoding phosphoglucosamine mutase yields the protein MGRLFGTDGVRGVANADLTAEMALGLSVAAAHVLAEAGTFEGHKPTAVVGRDPRASGEFLEAAVVAGLASAGVDVLRVGVLPTPAVAHLTGALGADLGVMLSASHNAMPDNGIKFFARGGHKLADELEDRIEAVYDSHRHGEPWERPTGAGVGRVRSYEEGFEQYVGHLLSVLPNRLDGLRVVLDEAHGAAAGVSPEAFARAGAQVVTIGAEPDGLNINDGCGSTHLDRLKAAVVEHGADLGIAHDGDADRCLAVDHTGEEVDGDQILAVLALALRERSELRADTVVATVMSNLGFKLAMERAGIRLVQTAVGDRYVLEEMKRHGFALGGEQSGHVIVLDHATTGDGTLTGLLLAARVAQSGRPLRELASVMERLPQVLINVPDVDRSRVRTSADLAAAVAEAERELGETGRVLLRPSGTEPLVRVMVEAADIDQARSVAGRLADAVKSALG from the coding sequence GTGGGACGACTCTTCGGCACGGACGGCGTGCGCGGTGTCGCCAACGCGGACCTGACGGCCGAGATGGCGCTCGGCCTGTCCGTCGCGGCGGCGCACGTGCTGGCCGAGGCGGGCACCTTCGAGGGCCACAAGCCGACGGCGGTGGTCGGGCGGGACCCGCGCGCGTCCGGGGAGTTCCTGGAGGCCGCCGTGGTCGCGGGCCTGGCCAGCGCGGGCGTGGACGTCCTGCGCGTCGGCGTGCTGCCGACGCCCGCCGTGGCCCACCTGACCGGTGCGCTCGGCGCGGACCTCGGCGTGATGCTCTCCGCCAGCCACAACGCCATGCCCGACAACGGCATCAAGTTCTTCGCCCGCGGCGGCCACAAGCTCGCCGACGAGCTGGAGGACCGGATCGAGGCCGTCTACGACTCCCACCGCCACGGCGAGCCCTGGGAGCGGCCGACCGGCGCCGGCGTCGGACGCGTGCGGTCGTACGAGGAGGGCTTCGAGCAGTACGTCGGCCACCTGCTGTCGGTGCTGCCGAACCGGCTCGACGGCCTGAGGGTCGTCCTGGACGAGGCGCACGGCGCGGCCGCGGGGGTCTCGCCGGAGGCGTTCGCGCGGGCCGGCGCCCAGGTCGTCACGATCGGCGCCGAGCCGGACGGGCTCAACATCAACGACGGCTGCGGCTCCACCCACCTCGACCGGCTGAAGGCCGCCGTGGTCGAGCACGGGGCGGACCTCGGCATCGCCCACGACGGCGACGCCGACCGCTGCCTGGCCGTGGACCACACCGGCGAGGAGGTGGACGGCGACCAGATCCTGGCCGTGCTCGCGCTGGCGCTGCGCGAGCGCTCCGAGCTGCGGGCCGACACCGTCGTCGCCACGGTCATGTCCAACCTCGGCTTCAAGCTGGCCATGGAGCGGGCCGGGATCCGGCTCGTGCAGACGGCCGTGGGCGACCGGTACGTGCTGGAGGAGATGAAGCGGCACGGGTTCGCCCTGGGCGGCGAGCAGTCCGGGCACGTGATCGTCCTGGACCACGCGACGACCGGCGACGGCACGCTGACGGGGCTGCTGCTGGCGGCGCGGGTCGCGCAGAGCGGGCGTCCGCTGCGGGAACTGGCCTCCGTGATGGAGCGGCTGCCGCAGGTGCTGATCAACGTGCCCGACGTGGACCGCTCGCGGGTGCGCACGTCCGCCGACCTGGCCGCCGCGGTGGCCGAGGCGGAGCGGGAACTGGGGGAGACGGGGCGGGTGTTGCTGCGTCCCTCGGGGACCGAGCCGCTGGTGCGGGTGATGGTCGAGGCCGCGGACATCGACCAGGCCCGGTCCGTCGCCGGACGGCTCGCCGACGCGGTGAAGTCGGCACTGGGATAG
- the rpsI gene encoding 30S ribosomal protein S9, with product MAETTAEQPLEELDIDSYTTESEVPVEGEYTSESLASRFGEPQPAAGLGRRKNAIARVRIVPGTGKWKINGRTLEDYFPNKVHQQEVNEPFKVLELEGRYDVVARIAGGGVSGQAGALRLGVARALNEADVDNNRGPLKKAGFLTRDDRAVERKKAGLKKARKAPQYSKR from the coding sequence GTGGCCGAGACCACTGCCGAGCAGCCGCTCGAAGAGCTTGACATCGACAGCTACACCACCGAGTCCGAGGTCCCCGTCGAGGGCGAGTACACCTCGGAGTCCCTGGCCTCCCGCTTCGGCGAGCCCCAGCCGGCCGCCGGCCTGGGCCGCCGCAAGAACGCCATCGCCCGCGTCCGGATCGTCCCGGGCACCGGCAAGTGGAAGATCAACGGTCGCACCCTCGAGGACTACTTCCCGAACAAGGTGCACCAGCAGGAAGTCAACGAGCCCTTCAAGGTGCTCGAGCTGGAAGGCCGTTACGACGTCGTCGCCCGCATCGCCGGTGGCGGCGTCTCCGGCCAGGCCGGTGCGCTCCGCCTCGGTGTCGCCCGCGCCCTGAACGAGGCCGACGTCGACAACAACCGCGGCCCGCTGAAGAAGGCCGGCTTCCTCACGCGTGACGACCGTGCGGTCGAGCGCAAGAAGGCCGGTCTGAAGAAGGCCCGCAAGGCCCCGCAGTACAGCAAGCGCTAA
- the rplM gene encoding 50S ribosomal protein L13 translates to MRTYSPKPGDVTRQWHVIDAQDVVLGRLATTAATLLRGKHKPIYAPHVDAGDFVIIINADKVHLSGNKRTQKMAYRHSGYPGGLRSVRYDELLDKNPEKAVEKAVKGMLPKNSLGRQMLSKLKVYKGDQHPHAAQQPVPFEITQVAQ, encoded by the coding sequence GTGCGTACGTACAGCCCCAAGCCCGGCGATGTGACGCGCCAGTGGCACGTCATCGACGCCCAGGACGTTGTCCTGGGCCGTCTCGCCACCACCGCAGCCACCCTTCTCCGGGGCAAGCACAAGCCGATCTACGCGCCGCACGTCGACGCTGGTGACTTCGTCATCATCATCAACGCCGACAAGGTGCACCTGTCCGGCAACAAGCGGACCCAGAAGATGGCGTACCGCCACTCCGGCTACCCGGGTGGTCTGCGCTCCGTCCGCTACGACGAGCTGCTCGACAAGAACCCCGAGAAGGCCGTCGAGAAGGCCGTCAAGGGCATGCTCCCCAAGAACTCCCTGGGCCGTCAGATGCTCTCGAAGCTGAAGGTCTACAAGGGTGACCAGCACCCGCACGCCGCCCAGCAGCCGGTGCCGTTCGAGATCACCCAGGTCGCGCAGTAA
- the truA gene encoding tRNA pseudouridine(38-40) synthase TruA, which translates to MSEVQPGHVRVRLDLSYDGTAFHGWAKQAGGRRTVQGEIEDALRTVTRSGETHELTVAGRTDAGVHARGQVAHVDLPGHLWAEHREKLLKRLAGRLPRDVRIWRLAEAPEGFDARFSAVWRRYAYRITDHPGGVDPLLRHHVLWHDWPLDVDAMNEAARALLGEHDFAAYCKRREGATTIRTLQELRLERGADGIVTATVRADAFCHNMVRSLIGALLFVGDGHRDPRWPGEVLAAGVRDSAVHVVRPHGLTLEEVGYPADDLLAARSKEARNKRSLPVASCC; encoded by the coding sequence GTGAGTGAAGTACAGCCCGGCCACGTCCGCGTCCGCCTCGACCTGTCCTACGACGGCACCGCCTTCCACGGCTGGGCCAAGCAGGCCGGCGGCAGGCGGACCGTGCAGGGGGAGATCGAGGACGCCCTGCGGACGGTGACCCGGTCGGGGGAGACCCACGAGCTGACCGTGGCGGGGCGGACGGACGCGGGGGTGCACGCGCGCGGACAGGTGGCGCACGTCGACCTGCCCGGGCACCTGTGGGCGGAGCACCGCGAGAAGCTGCTCAAGCGGCTCGCCGGGCGGCTGCCCCGGGACGTGCGGATCTGGCGGCTGGCCGAGGCCCCCGAGGGCTTCGACGCCCGTTTCTCGGCCGTGTGGCGCCGGTACGCCTACCGGATCACCGACCACCCCGGCGGAGTGGACCCGCTGCTGCGCCACCACGTCCTGTGGCACGACTGGCCGCTCGACGTGGACGCGATGAACGAGGCGGCGCGGGCCCTGCTGGGCGAGCACGACTTCGCCGCGTACTGCAAACGGCGCGAGGGCGCGACGACGATCCGCACGCTGCAGGAGCTGCGCCTGGAGCGGGGGGCGGACGGGATCGTCACGGCGACCGTCCGGGCGGACGCGTTCTGCCACAACATGGTCCGCTCGCTGATCGGCGCGCTGCTGTTCGTCGGGGACGGGCACCGGGACCCGCGGTGGCCCGGCGAGGTCCTGGCCGCGGGCGTCCGCGACTCCGCCGTGCACGTCGTACGGCCGCACGGCCTGACCCTGGAGGAGGTCGGCTACCCCGCCGACGACCTCCTGGCCGCGCGCAGCAAGGAGGCCCGCAACAAGCGTTCGCTGCCGGTGGCGAGCTGCTGCTGA
- the rplQ gene encoding 50S ribosomal protein L17, whose amino-acid sequence MPKPTKGARLGGSAAHEKLLLANLAKSLFEHGRITTTEAKARKLRPYAERLVTKAKKGDLHNRRQVLQVITDKSVVHTLFTEIGPRYENRPGGYTRITKIGNRRGDNAPMAVIELVEALTVQQKAVGEAEAATKRAVKESDEAKAEDTRSEETEATEAPADEAAAEESKDA is encoded by the coding sequence CACCAAGGGTGCCCGCCTGGGCGGCAGCGCCGCGCACGAGAAGCTGCTCCTCGCGAACCTCGCGAAGTCGCTGTTCGAGCACGGCCGCATCACCACCACCGAGGCCAAGGCGCGCAAGCTGCGTCCGTACGCCGAGCGTCTGGTCACCAAGGCGAAGAAGGGCGACCTCCACAACCGCCGTCAGGTGCTCCAGGTGATCACGGACAAGAGCGTCGTCCACACGCTCTTCACCGAGATCGGCCCGCGGTACGAGAACCGTCCCGGTGGCTACACCCGCATCACCAAGATCGGCAACCGCCGTGGCGACAACGCGCCCATGGCCGTCATCGAGCTGGTCGAGGCGCTGACGGTGCAGCAGAAGGCCGTGGGCGAGGCCGAGGCCGCCACCAAGCGCGCGGTCAAGGAGTCCGACGAGGCCAAGGCCGAGGACACCAGGTCCGAGGAGACCGAGGCCACCGAGGCGCCGGCCGACGAGGCCGCCGCCGAGGAGTCCAAGGACGCCTGA